The following DNA comes from Candidatus Zixiibacteriota bacterium.
GGACACGGTCCAAGAAGAGGTCATGAGCCATTTGAAGGACAATTCAAATATCGCGGCAAAAAACATGGCGAAAGGATGCTTCATAAGAGAGGCATGGACGGCGATGCAGAAATTGATATTATAATCGAGGAAAAATTTGCCGATTTCGACGATGGTGAATAAACTTTAAGCTTAATCTTAGATTACTCTTTTAAAGCCCCGGTATAGTCCGGGGTTTTATCTTTATAGTATTGATTGTCAACCTTGCTGCCGGCTCCGATTTTCCTTATGATTCAAACCCTTTCCGCGCCAATACATCCTTATTATAATAATGTTTAATTTCCAGCATCTCCGAAACCAGATCGGCTTTATCAATCCATTCCTTAGGGCAATAACGTCCGGTAAGGATTAATTCGACCGCGTCAGGTTTGTCATCAAGGATAGCAACAACTTCATCGACGGCAATAAGATTAAAATAGGCGGCCACACAAATCTCATCTAAAATAACAATATCATATTGTTTGCGGACTACCGCATCATACGCCCGCTTTAGCGCCCGATGGGCGATATCACGGTCGCGCTTGGAGGGAGGCTGTTTGCGAAGAACAAATTCATCATCACCGTATTGTTCAACAGTAATCCATTCGCTAAGATATTTTAAGCTTTCCATTTCGCTATACGGATAATTTTTCATAAACATGATTATTAATGTGCTCATCCGGCATCCTGCCGCCCGCACAGCCTGACCTATAGCCGCAGTAGTCTTGCCTTTGCCATTGCCAGTATAAATCTGAATATAGCGGCGGTCGTTGTTATTACGAATATTTGCCATTTCCCTTGCGATTTTTCCAAGATTTATACAATTAACATTAAATTGTATAGCAACAAACATATAGATTCTTCCGATACGATACTATTATAATCATATAAATACAATAATATTTTTTAACGCGGATTATTTCCTTAAATTAAAAAAATAGTTTGACATAGCTAAAATAGGGTTGTATATACCTGCCATTAAAATTCGTAGGAGGGATTTTAACGATAGAATTTCGAGAAATATGGGTTTTTTAATATTTAAGAACGGGGGTTTAGATGTGTAA
Coding sequences within:
- a CDS encoding cob(I)yrinic acid a,c-diamide adenosyltransferase, which gives rise to MANIRNNNDRRYIQIYTGNGKGKTTAAIGQAVRAAGCRMSTLIIMFMKNYPYSEMESLKYLSEWITVEQYGDDEFVLRKQPPSKRDRDIAHRALKRAYDAVVRKQYDIVILDEICVAAYFNLIAVDEVVAILDDKPDAVELILTGRYCPKEWIDKADLVSEMLEIKHYYNKDVLARKGFES